One stretch of Amycolatopsis tolypomycina DNA includes these proteins:
- a CDS encoding DUF4177 domain-containing protein — MQRYTYKVVEVREKLVGGKMSGAKLEKLLNDHAADGWQLKAITATEVKGRVGPGGVDGLLVTFERPVQ; from the coding sequence ATGCAGCGGTACACGTACAAGGTCGTCGAGGTCCGGGAAAAGCTGGTCGGGGGCAAGATGTCGGGCGCCAAGCTCGAGAAGCTGCTCAACGACCACGCGGCCGACGGGTGGCAGCTCAAGGCGATCACCGCCACCGAAGTGAAGGGGCGCGTCGGCCCCGGTGGGGTCGACGGCCTGCTGGTCACCTTCGAGCGGCCGGTGCAGTAG
- a CDS encoding GNAT family N-acetyltransferase, whose translation MLRLAGARLLDDRDYPAVRAALAADPVGSCMVSARVEAAGLDPWRLGGELWAADSRPVRAGRLQGLCFSGPNLIPLRGNAPALRSFADRALRRQRTCSSLVGPAEQVLGLWDELEGEWGPAREVRDDQPLMALDSMPLVAADPLVRPVRPDELERYLPAAVSMFIEEVGVDPRSGDGGASYRARVTELIGAGRAFARFEDGEVVFKAEIGAMSATVGQIQGVWVHPERRGDGLGTAGTAAVVNRLVRGLGRTASLYVNAFNTPALAAYRKIGFKQVGQYATVLF comes from the coding sequence GTGTTGCGGCTTGCAGGTGCACGGCTGCTCGACGATCGGGACTATCCGGCGGTTCGTGCCGCGCTGGCCGCCGACCCGGTGGGCAGCTGCATGGTCAGTGCCCGGGTCGAGGCCGCGGGTCTCGACCCGTGGCGGCTCGGAGGCGAGCTCTGGGCCGCCGACAGCCGTCCGGTCCGGGCCGGACGGCTCCAAGGGCTGTGCTTCTCCGGGCCCAACCTCATCCCGCTGCGCGGCAACGCGCCCGCGTTGCGCTCCTTCGCCGATCGGGCACTGAGAAGGCAGCGCACCTGTTCCTCCCTCGTCGGCCCGGCCGAGCAGGTCCTCGGCCTGTGGGACGAGCTCGAAGGCGAGTGGGGCCCGGCCCGCGAAGTGCGGGACGACCAGCCGCTGATGGCCCTCGACAGCATGCCGCTCGTGGCTGCCGACCCGCTGGTCCGGCCGGTTCGCCCGGACGAGCTCGAGCGGTACCTGCCCGCGGCCGTCTCGATGTTCATCGAGGAGGTCGGCGTCGACCCGCGCAGCGGCGACGGCGGCGCCAGCTACCGCGCCCGGGTCACCGAGCTGATCGGGGCCGGCCGCGCGTTCGCCCGCTTCGAGGACGGCGAGGTCGTCTTCAAGGCCGAGATCGGCGCCATGTCGGCGACCGTCGGGCAGATCCAGGGTGTCTGGGTGCACCCCGAGCGAAGGGGCGACGGGCTGGGCACCGCCGGCACGGCCGCGGTGGTCAACCGGCTCGTCCGCGGCCTCGGCCGCACCGCCAGCCTCTACGTCAACGCCTTCAACACCCCGGCCCTCGCGGCCTACCGCAAGATCGGGTTCAAGCAGGTCGGCCAGTACGCGACGGTGCTGTTCTAA
- a CDS encoding penicillin-binding transpeptidase domain-containing protein, translated as MSARRRRGALAVLLLAAATTAGCSGDSPEDALSAFLDAVASGDVAAAAANTDSPEAAKTVLGQVRGVLEPEGLDVDEEDVKQPEGDVVTAGYRLTWHLPHGRTWSYRADAQLRAAENGWQVHWQPTVVHPQLAVGQTLGMLPQLPETAPVLDRDGVPLMRPQTVIGVVVDPQKTGDASAVAGTLAKALHRYEPSVTGRSVLDGMNKTKPGDAYPVITLRAGDYQRVKPAIYDLPGVRFASQERLLPVTRGSGQQVLPGIRALVEQQLAGAAGWRIVTRDVTGGEVSELKAEPPRPAPAVTSTLSAKLQAAAEKALETEPYPAALVAIQPSSGDILAVAQNDAADEEGSLALSGRYPPGSTFKIVTAAAALSADEVDAGSAVDCPGTTTIDNRVVPNEGRFDLGRVPLKTAFARSCNTTFARLAAGLPGPSLTDTARSFGLGADFVVPGLTTVTGDVPASDSAVQRAENGFGQGRVVASPFGMALVAATVQAGKVPSPSIVKGMPATTENVGDPPSQEVLDALRPLMREVVTAGTATGLRDIPDVAGKTGTAQFGDGSRSHGWFVGYRGDLAFAVLLTDAGSSKPAVQAAHRFLAGVG; from the coding sequence ATGAGTGCACGTCGACGTCGCGGTGCGCTCGCGGTGCTGCTGCTCGCCGCCGCGACCACGGCCGGGTGTTCGGGCGACAGTCCCGAGGACGCCCTCTCCGCCTTCCTGGACGCCGTCGCGTCCGGGGACGTCGCCGCCGCGGCGGCGAACACCGACTCGCCCGAAGCCGCGAAGACCGTCCTCGGCCAGGTCCGCGGCGTGCTCGAACCCGAGGGCCTCGACGTCGACGAGGAAGACGTCAAGCAGCCCGAAGGCGACGTCGTGACCGCCGGCTACCGGCTGACCTGGCACCTGCCGCACGGCCGCACCTGGTCCTACCGCGCCGACGCCCAGCTCCGGGCGGCCGAGAACGGCTGGCAGGTGCACTGGCAGCCGACGGTCGTGCACCCGCAGCTGGCCGTCGGCCAGACCCTGGGCATGCTGCCGCAGCTCCCGGAGACGGCGCCGGTCCTCGACCGCGACGGCGTGCCGCTGATGCGCCCGCAGACCGTGATCGGCGTGGTCGTCGACCCGCAGAAGACCGGCGACGCGAGTGCCGTCGCCGGCACCCTCGCCAAGGCGCTGCACCGCTACGAGCCGTCGGTCACCGGCCGGTCGGTGCTCGACGGGATGAACAAGACGAAGCCCGGTGACGCCTACCCGGTGATCACCCTGCGTGCCGGCGACTACCAGCGGGTCAAGCCGGCGATCTACGACCTGCCCGGCGTCCGCTTCGCCAGCCAGGAGCGGCTGCTGCCGGTGACCCGCGGGTCCGGGCAGCAGGTCCTGCCGGGCATCCGGGCGCTGGTCGAGCAGCAGCTGGCCGGGGCGGCCGGCTGGCGGATCGTCACCCGCGACGTCACCGGCGGCGAGGTGTCCGAGCTCAAGGCCGAGCCGCCGCGGCCCGCGCCCGCCGTCACCAGCACGCTCAGCGCGAAGCTGCAGGCCGCCGCCGAAAAGGCGCTCGAGACCGAGCCCTACCCAGCCGCGCTCGTCGCGATCCAGCCGTCGAGCGGGGACATCCTCGCCGTGGCGCAGAACGACGCCGCCGACGAGGAGGGCTCGCTGGCGCTGTCCGGACGCTATCCGCCGGGGTCGACGTTCAAGATCGTCACGGCCGCGGCCGCGCTGTCGGCGGACGAGGTCGACGCGGGCAGCGCGGTCGACTGCCCCGGGACGACGACGATCGACAACCGCGTCGTGCCGAACGAAGGCCGGTTCGACCTGGGCCGGGTGCCGCTGAAGACGGCGTTCGCGCGGTCCTGCAACACGACCTTCGCGCGGCTCGCCGCCGGCCTGCCGGGGCCGTCGCTCACCGACACCGCCCGCTCGTTCGGGCTCGGTGCCGACTTCGTCGTGCCGGGCCTGACCACGGTCACCGGGGACGTCCCGGCCAGCGACTCGGCCGTCCAGCGGGCGGAAAACGGCTTCGGCCAGGGCCGGGTGGTGGCCAGCCCGTTCGGCATGGCGCTGGTCGCGGCCACCGTCCAGGCCGGGAAGGTGCCGTCGCCGTCGATCGTCAAGGGCATGCCCGCGACCACCGAGAACGTCGGCGACCCGCCGTCGCAGGAGGTCCTCGACGCGCTGCGCCCGTTGATGCGGGAGGTTGTCACCGCGGGTACCGCGACCGGGCTGCGGGACATCCCCGACGTCGCGGGCAAGACCGGCACAGCCCAGTTCGGCGACGGCTCCCGCTCGCACGGCTGGTTCGTCGGCTACCGCGGCGACCTGGCGTTCGCCGTGCTGCTGACCGACGCGGGGTCGTCCAAACCGGCGGTGCAGGCCGCCCACCGGTTCCTGGCGGGGGTCGGCTGA
- the map gene encoding type I methionyl aminopeptidase, whose translation MSVRAPLVPGVQTPRRDVPSSIARPEYVDKPAPKRDTGNGVRTPEVIEKMRVAGRIAAQALEEGGKAVKPGATTDDIDKVVHEFLLDHHAYPSTLGYRRFPKSCCTSLNEVICHGIPDSTVIEDGDICNIDVTAYIGGVHGDTNATFLAGDVSEEARLLVERTREATLRAIKAVRPGRQLNVIGRVIESYAKRFGYGVVRDFTGHGVGPAFHTPPTILHYEEPSVDTIIEEGMTFTIEPMITLGTIDYDIWADDWTVTTKDKKWTAQFEHTLVVTADGSEILTLP comes from the coding sequence ATGTCCGTTCGTGCCCCGCTCGTTCCCGGCGTCCAGACGCCGCGCCGTGACGTCCCCAGTTCCATCGCCCGTCCCGAGTACGTGGACAAGCCGGCGCCGAAGCGGGACACCGGCAACGGCGTGCGCACGCCCGAGGTGATCGAGAAGATGCGGGTCGCCGGCCGCATCGCGGCCCAGGCGCTGGAGGAGGGCGGCAAGGCCGTCAAGCCGGGCGCCACCACGGACGACATCGACAAGGTGGTGCACGAGTTCCTGCTCGACCACCACGCCTACCCCTCGACGCTGGGCTACCGCCGCTTCCCGAAGTCGTGCTGCACCTCGCTCAACGAGGTGATCTGCCACGGCATCCCGGACTCGACGGTGATCGAGGACGGCGACATCTGCAACATCGACGTCACCGCCTACATCGGCGGCGTCCACGGCGACACGAACGCGACCTTCCTGGCCGGCGACGTCTCCGAGGAGGCCCGCCTGCTGGTGGAGCGCACCCGCGAGGCGACGCTGCGGGCGATCAAGGCGGTCCGGCCGGGCCGTCAGCTGAACGTCATCGGCCGGGTGATCGAGTCCTACGCCAAGCGGTTCGGCTACGGCGTGGTCCGCGACTTCACCGGCCACGGCGTCGGCCCGGCGTTCCACACGCCGCCGACGATCCTGCACTACGAAGAGCCCTCCGTCGACACGATCATCGAGGAGGGCATGACCTTCACGATCGAGCCGATGATCACCCTGGGCACCATCGACTACGACATCTGGGCCGACGACTGGACCGTCACCACGAAGGACAAGAAGTGGACGGCCCAGTTCGAGCACACCCTCGTAGTGACGGCCGACGGCAGCGAGATCCTCACGTTGCCCTGA
- a CDS encoding ABC transporter permease, whose amino-acid sequence MNAVQMAVTDGVTVAKRNSIKIVRSLDLLGSIVFMPVMFVLLFGYVFGSVIDIPGMSYREFMLPGIFVLAVAMGSIVTGYGLTDDLQKGIIDRFRSLPMSPAAVLIGRTTADLILNVTSLLIMGLVGLLVGWRIHTSPLEALGGVLLLLAFAYALSWVMGTLGLAVRKPEVFNNVSSVAIFPLTFLANTFVDSGRLPTPLRVIADWNPVSAITQASRELFGNTSAAMPVHDAWPMQHAVLASVLWIALLLAIFVPLSVRCYKKATSH is encoded by the coding sequence ATGAACGCGGTGCAGATGGCCGTCACCGACGGCGTGACGGTGGCCAAGCGCAACTCGATCAAGATCGTCCGGTCGCTGGACCTGCTCGGGTCCATCGTGTTCATGCCGGTGATGTTCGTGCTGCTCTTCGGCTACGTGTTCGGCAGCGTGATCGACATCCCCGGGATGTCCTACCGCGAGTTCATGCTGCCGGGGATCTTCGTCCTCGCGGTGGCGATGGGCAGCATCGTCACCGGCTACGGCCTGACCGACGACCTGCAGAAGGGCATCATCGACCGGTTCCGCTCGCTGCCGATGTCCCCGGCGGCGGTGCTGATCGGCCGCACCACCGCCGACCTGATCCTCAACGTGACGAGCCTGCTGATCATGGGACTCGTGGGGTTGCTGGTCGGCTGGCGCATCCACACCAGCCCGCTCGAAGCGCTCGGCGGCGTGCTCCTGCTGCTCGCCTTCGCCTACGCGCTGTCGTGGGTGATGGGGACGCTCGGGCTGGCCGTGCGCAAGCCCGAGGTGTTCAACAACGTCTCGAGCGTGGCGATCTTCCCGCTGACGTTCCTGGCCAACACCTTCGTCGACAGCGGCCGCCTGCCCACGCCGCTGCGGGTGATCGCCGACTGGAACCCGGTCTCGGCGATCACCCAGGCGTCACGCGAACTGTTCGGCAACACGAGCGCCGCCATGCCGGTGCACGACGCCTGGCCGATGCAGCACGCCGTGCTCGCCTCGGTGCTGTGGATCGCGCTCCTGCTGGCGATCTTCGTGCCCCTTTCGGTGCGCTGCTACAAGAAGGCCACGAGCCACTGA
- a CDS encoding ATP-binding cassette domain-containing protein, whose protein sequence is MPDAIVAEGLVKKYGKVTALDGMSLRVPEGTVLGVLGPNGAGKTTTVQILTTLQKPDAGRATVAGYDVVKDAHVLRSHIGASGQYAAVDQELTGAENLEMVGRLYHLGTKRAKARGRELLARFSLEDAADRPVKGYSGGMRRRLDLAGALVANPPVLFLDEPTTGLDPRARTELWDVITELVAGGTTLLLTTQYLEEADRLADSIAVVDHGRVIARGTADELKDLVGGERIELSVGTHDDVLVARRALTRLASGEPQAEAFRLTVPVTHGAKALTEALAILAAEGVDVRDVGVRRPTLDDVFLTLTGHETAEPAKEAV, encoded by the coding sequence ATGCCAGATGCCATCGTGGCCGAGGGATTGGTCAAGAAGTACGGGAAGGTCACCGCGCTCGACGGGATGTCGCTGCGGGTGCCCGAGGGCACGGTGCTGGGGGTGCTCGGGCCGAACGGCGCGGGCAAGACCACCACCGTCCAGATCCTCACGACGCTGCAGAAGCCGGACGCGGGCCGGGCGACGGTCGCCGGGTACGACGTCGTCAAGGACGCGCACGTGCTGCGCTCGCACATCGGTGCCTCGGGGCAGTACGCCGCGGTCGACCAGGAGCTGACCGGGGCCGAGAACCTCGAGATGGTCGGCAGGCTCTACCACCTGGGCACCAAGCGGGCCAAGGCCCGCGGCCGGGAGTTGCTCGCCCGGTTCAGCCTGGAGGACGCCGCCGACCGCCCGGTGAAGGGCTACTCCGGCGGCATGCGGCGCCGGCTCGACCTGGCCGGCGCGCTGGTGGCCAACCCGCCGGTGCTGTTCCTCGACGAGCCCACCACGGGGCTCGACCCGCGGGCCCGCACCGAGCTGTGGGACGTCATCACCGAGCTCGTCGCGGGCGGCACCACGCTGCTGCTGACCACGCAGTACCTGGAGGAAGCCGACCGGCTGGCCGACAGCATCGCCGTCGTCGACCACGGGCGTGTGATCGCCCGAGGCACGGCCGACGAGCTCAAGGACCTCGTCGGCGGCGAGCGGATCGAGCTGAGCGTCGGCACCCACGACGACGTCCTCGTGGCCCGGCGGGCGCTGACCCGGTTGGCCAGCGGCGAGCCGCAGGCTGAGGCGTTCCGGCTCACCGTGCCCGTGACCCACGGCGCGAAAGCGCTTACCGAAGCACTGGCGATCCTCGCCGCCGAGGGCGTCGACGTCCGCGACGTCGGTGTTCGCCGCCCCACCCTCGACGACGTTTTCCTCACCCTGACCGGCCACGAGACGGCCGAACCCGCGAAGGAGGCCGTGTGA
- a CDS encoding DUF4097 family beta strand repeat-containing protein — translation MPFFATPEPITATLDVSMADVRIVAGDRTETTVEVQPADPGDNEDVKAAAKTRVEFADGELLVKGPKYTTKLWGKGGALHVTVELPAGSRVKATSAMGDLHVTGRLGDSRLKTSVGNIHLDETSRLEANTATGDVFVDRATGHAELHTGSGELRVREIDGTAVLKNSNGETRVGEVTGDLRVSTANGDILVDVAHAGVNAKTAAGDIRLGEVIRDRVVLETAVGEIEVGIREGSAAWLELNSLTGSVRNTLTPSDGPGGTTETVEVKAHTYTGDIVIRRA, via the coding sequence ATGCCATTTTTCGCCACCCCCGAGCCGATCACGGCCACGCTCGACGTCAGCATGGCCGACGTCCGGATCGTCGCCGGCGACCGCACCGAAACCACCGTCGAGGTCCAGCCGGCCGACCCGGGCGACAACGAGGACGTCAAGGCCGCGGCCAAGACCCGCGTCGAGTTCGCCGACGGCGAGCTGCTGGTCAAGGGCCCGAAGTACACCACCAAGCTGTGGGGCAAGGGCGGCGCGCTGCACGTCACGGTCGAGCTGCCGGCCGGCTCCCGCGTCAAGGCGACGTCCGCGATGGGCGACCTCCACGTCACCGGCCGCCTCGGCGACAGCAGGCTCAAGACGTCCGTGGGCAACATCCACCTCGACGAGACCTCACGGCTGGAAGCGAACACCGCGACCGGGGACGTCTTCGTCGACCGGGCCACCGGGCACGCCGAACTCCACACCGGCTCCGGCGAGCTGCGGGTCCGCGAGATCGACGGCACCGCGGTGCTGAAGAACTCCAACGGCGAGACCCGCGTCGGCGAGGTGACCGGCGACCTGCGCGTCAGCACCGCCAACGGCGACATCCTGGTCGACGTCGCCCACGCCGGCGTCAACGCGAAGACCGCCGCCGGAGACATCCGGCTCGGCGAGGTCATCCGCGACCGGGTCGTCCTCGAAACGGCCGTCGGCGAGATCGAGGTCGGCATCCGCGAGGGCAGTGCCGCGTGGCTCGAGCTGAACTCGCTGACCGGGTCCGTGCGCAACACGCTCACGCCGTCCGACGGGCCGGGCGGCACCACCGAGACCGTCGAGGTCAAGGCCCACACCTACACCGGCGACATCGTCATCCGCCGGGCCTGA
- a CDS encoding FadR/GntR family transcriptional regulator encodes MPLATTRRTGLVDQVIEQLRTAVTQGEWPIGERIPTETELVEQLGVGRNTVREAVRALAHTGLLEVRQGDGTYVRATSEVSGAIRRLCGSELREVLQVRRTLEVEGARLAAVERTEEEVAELWALLARREATLHEGDWQDFARTDAEFHFAVVGAGHNRLLTELYRGLTEVIAASIATTSRITPGVDHAPEIGHEGLAQAIADRDPDRAAAEACGFLDELLERIERS; translated from the coding sequence GTGCCTCTGGCCACCACGCGCCGGACCGGCCTCGTCGACCAGGTCATCGAGCAGTTGCGGACCGCGGTCACGCAGGGCGAATGGCCGATCGGCGAACGCATCCCGACCGAGACGGAGCTCGTCGAGCAGCTCGGCGTCGGGCGCAATACCGTCCGCGAAGCCGTCCGCGCGCTCGCGCACACCGGGCTCCTGGAGGTCCGGCAGGGCGACGGCACCTACGTGCGCGCGACGAGCGAGGTCTCCGGTGCGATCCGCCGGCTCTGCGGCTCGGAGCTGCGCGAAGTCCTGCAGGTCCGGCGCACCCTGGAGGTCGAGGGCGCGCGCCTCGCGGCCGTTGAGCGGACCGAAGAAGAGGTCGCGGAGCTGTGGGCACTGCTCGCCCGCCGCGAGGCGACACTGCACGAAGGCGACTGGCAGGACTTCGCCCGCACCGACGCGGAGTTCCACTTCGCCGTGGTCGGCGCCGGGCACAACCGGCTGCTGACCGAGCTCTACCGAGGGTTGACGGAAGTCATTGCGGCGAGCATCGCGACGACGTCCCGCATCACGCCGGGCGTCGACCACGCGCCGGAAATCGGCCACGAAGGCCTCGCGCAGGCCATCGCCGACCGGGATCCGGACCGCGCCGCCGCGGAGGCTTGCGGCTTCCTGGACGAGCTCCTGGAACGCATCGAACGCTCCTGA
- a CDS encoding CynX/NimT family MFS transporter: MPVEQRELELDGAVEVRTPGVVAAGALLAVAVVLTALNLRPAITGVGPMLAEMRQDLGTAGVWAGVLTTLPTLCFAGAGLAAPLLARRAGIGAAIALALGALAAGLVLRVLDGPAVVLGGTLVATAGIALINVLIPVVIKDSFPARIGALTGVYTAALQGGGALGSAVTPRLGDALGGWRPALGSWAVLAVVALLAWIFAARGTGRAPRPADGAGGGRSLLRNRLAWIVTGFFGLQAFYAYAAMGWFPQVLMDAGVPRDDAGLLFGLVSLIAVPISLVVAPMAARQRGQSPWIVGLGVFGVVGTAGLMLAPSWSPLLWSILVGLGMSTFSLALTVIALRARTGADTARLSGMAQGFGYLFAALGPFLFGLLHDLAGGWTVPLAMLLGLLVVQLTFGALAGRHRFV, encoded by the coding sequence ATGCCCGTCGAACAGCGTGAACTCGAACTGGACGGGGCCGTCGAGGTCCGGACGCCCGGCGTGGTCGCCGCCGGCGCACTGCTCGCGGTCGCGGTGGTGCTCACCGCCCTCAACCTGCGCCCGGCCATCACCGGCGTCGGGCCGATGCTCGCCGAAATGCGCCAGGACCTGGGCACGGCCGGCGTCTGGGCCGGCGTGCTCACGACGTTGCCGACGCTCTGCTTCGCCGGCGCCGGGCTGGCCGCGCCGCTGCTCGCGCGCCGGGCCGGGATCGGCGCGGCCATCGCGCTCGCGCTGGGCGCCCTCGCCGCCGGCCTTGTGCTGCGCGTGCTCGACGGCCCGGCCGTGGTGCTCGGCGGGACGCTCGTCGCCACCGCCGGGATCGCCCTGATCAACGTGCTCATCCCGGTCGTCATCAAGGACTCCTTCCCGGCGCGCATCGGCGCGCTGACCGGCGTCTACACCGCCGCGCTGCAGGGCGGCGGCGCTCTCGGGTCGGCGGTGACCCCGCGGCTCGGCGACGCCCTCGGCGGCTGGCGCCCGGCGCTGGGCAGCTGGGCGGTGCTCGCCGTCGTCGCGCTGCTGGCGTGGATTTTCGCAGCCCGTGGCACCGGCCGGGCACCGCGACCCGCCGACGGGGCCGGCGGCGGCCGGTCGCTGCTGCGCAACCGGCTCGCCTGGATCGTCACGGGCTTCTTCGGCCTGCAGGCGTTCTACGCCTACGCGGCGATGGGCTGGTTCCCGCAGGTGCTGATGGACGCGGGCGTCCCGCGCGACGACGCCGGCCTGCTGTTCGGCCTGGTCTCGCTGATCGCCGTCCCGATCAGCCTCGTCGTGGCGCCGATGGCGGCCCGGCAGCGCGGGCAGAGCCCGTGGATCGTCGGGCTGGGCGTGTTCGGCGTCGTCGGCACCGCCGGGCTGATGCTCGCGCCGTCGTGGTCGCCGCTGCTCTGGAGCATCCTCGTCGGGCTGGGGATGAGCACCTTCTCGCTGGCTCTGACGGTCATCGCGCTGCGCGCGCGGACCGGCGCCGACACCGCCCGGCTGTCCGGGATGGCGCAGGGCTTCGGCTATCTGTTCGCCGCGCTCGGGCCGTTCCTGTTCGGCCTGCTGCACGACCTCGCGGGCGGCTGGACCGTGCCGCTGGCCATGCTGCTCGGCCTGCTCGTGGTCCAGTTGACCTTCGGTGCCCTGGCCGGCCGCCACCGCTTCGTCTGA